DNA from Mesorhizobium sp. DCY119:
TCGAAAGAAAGCGGTAATACAATCAAATTGGCGGAGCGGCGGGTTTTCTCCCACTCCTTCAAGCCGCTTTACGACGAAGGCATGGGGCTGGTCGAACAGACTGCCGAATATCTCGACGGCAAGGGCCGTGCGGAAGCCAAGAAGCTTTCGCGTCTGGCCGCCACGCTCTATGCCGCCGAATCGATGCGCCTGACGACACGGTTGATGCAGGTCGCATCCTGGCTGCTGCTGCAGCGCGCCGCCAATTCGGGCGAGATGACGCGCGATCAGGTCGCGTCAGAAAAATCCAAGGTGCGGCTCGACACGGCTTCCGCCCGCGAGGACGCCGTCGGCTGGAACGAATTGCCCGCCGCGTTTCTCGACCTGGTCAACCGTTCGCTCAGCCTGCAGGCGCTGGTGCGCCGCATGGACGACGAGATCTATGGCGACCGCACTGAGCTTTCGACGGCAGCTTCGATACGCCGGACCAATCCCGTCTCCGACCAGATCAGCCTTCTGAACACGGCCTTCGCCCGCGGCTGAAGAGACCGCTTGCTAACTCTACCTTGCCGGCCATCTGGCTTGCTTGTTTCCGGTTTGTTCACAATTTCCTGACATGCCGGTGCGGTGGAGGTACAGTCACCGCATGAAGCAAGCGATTCGCATCATAGGCATCGATCCGGGGCTTCGGCGCATGGGCTGGGGCATCGTCGAAACACTTGGCAATTCGCTGCGCTTCGTGGCGGCCGGCACGGTGCGTTCCGACGACAAGGCGGCGCTTGCGACAAGGCTCTGCCAGCTGCATGACGGGCTTGTCGATATCCTCCACAGCCAGGCGCCGCACGAGGCGGCGATCGAAATCACTTTCGTCAACAAGGATGCCGGCGCGACGCTCAAGCTCGGCCAGGCGCGCGGCATCGCCATGCTGGTGCCGGCCCGCGCCGGACTGGTGGTTGCCGAATATGCGCCCAACGCGGTGAAGAAGGCGGTGATCGGCGTCG
Protein-coding regions in this window:
- a CDS encoding DUF1465 family protein, which codes for MIEPSKESGNTIKLAERRVFSHSFKPLYDEGMGLVEQTAEYLDGKGRAEAKKLSRLAATLYAAESMRLTTRLMQVASWLLLQRAANSGEMTRDQVASEKSKVRLDTASAREDAVGWNELPAAFLDLVNRSLSLQALVRRMDDEIYGDRTELSTAASIRRTNPVSDQISLLNTAFARG
- the ruvC gene encoding crossover junction endodeoxyribonuclease RuvC — translated: MKQAIRIIGIDPGLRRMGWGIVETLGNSLRFVAAGTVRSDDKAALATRLCQLHDGLVDILHSQAPHEAAIEITFVNKDAGATLKLGQARGIAMLVPARAGLVVAEYAPNAVKKAVIGVGHGDKKQIQMMVKVLMPKAVYDSDDAADALAIAICHAHHRQSAMSRLAVLAG